The following is a genomic window from Chryseobacterium ginsenosidimutans.
AAAATGAAAGCAAACACAAAATTACAGAGAGAGGTTCAGGATGCCATTGCATGGGAACCTTTATTACACGCAGCAGAGATTGGTGTCACCGTAAAAGATGGTGTGGTTTCTCTTACAGGAATAGTTGACAGTTATGCAAAAAAAGCAGAGGCAGAAAATGCAGCCAAAAAAGTTGCCGGAGTAAAAGCTTTAGTTGAGGACATTGAAGTTAAATTTCCAAGCTCATGGAAAAAAACGGATGCCGAAGTTGCAACAGAAGTATTAAACGCTTTTAAATCAAACTATGCTATTCCTGATAACAATATCAAGATAAAAGTTGAGGATGGCTGGGTTACTTTAGAAGGGGAATTACCTTGGCATTACCAAAAAGAAGAAGCCATAAGAGCAGTAAAACATCTTATCGGTGTAAAGGGTGTGATTAGTAATATTAAAATCAAATCAGAAACAGATGATCCGATACAAAAAAAAGATATTGAAGATGCACTGAAAAGAAGTTCAATCTATGATAATGAAATTAAAGTATCTGTTTTAGGAACAACAGTAACTTTAAAAGGAACTGCAAATTCATTGTATCAAAAAGAAGAAGCAGGCCGTATTGCCTGGAAAACTCCCGGTATATGCAACGTAAAAAATGAACTGGAAGTTAATTATGAGTACGATTTTTATTAATCTCTGATTAATCTTTAACCTGTGGAAGATCATATAGTTTTCCACAGGTTTTTATATCATTCATACTGCATCATTTTTTAAAATTAAAATCATTCTACAAATATGAAATCATGAAAAAATTAGAAAATAAAGTAGCCATAATAACAGGTGACCTCGGAAGCATTGGCAAAATTAAAGCTAAAATATTCAAAAGTAGTGCTGTCAAAAACGATTAATTCATTACAGTACAACCAGATAATTGATCGAGGAATGCGTACTGAATGACAATACAACACCCTTAAAGTCTAATAAAAACAGTAAAAAATCAATTAATCATGAAAATACAAATAGGAATAGCAGACAATCATCGACAGGCAGTTGCTGATGAACTGATAAAAATACTGGCAGATGAAAACGTTTTGCATATGAAAACAAAAAATGCCCACTGGAATGTTGAAGGAGCTGATTTTTATGATAAACATATCTTTTTTGAAGCCCAATCCGAACAACTGCAGAAAATAATAAACTGTACTGCAGAAAGAATCCGCTCTATCGGGCATCTTGTACCAGCAACTTTACAATCATACCTCAACTTAACTCATCTTACCGAACAAGAAGGAGAGAAAAACAACAGCCAGACTTTAATTACAGAACTGTTGAAAGATCATGAAAGTCTTATCATCAAACTTCGTGAGCATGTCATGTGCTGTACAGATGATTTCCATGATATAACAACGGGGCATTTTATAATTCGTCTCATAGAAACACATCAAAAAATGGCCTGGTATTTACGTTCTTATTTATTATGATAAAGTAATAATTAAGAATATAGCCACGATTGAAATCATGAAGCCTCAATCGTTTTAGCAATTATAATACTCTTACCTTTGTAAATTCCAATAAGACTTTGTCTATTGTTTTTCAATTTCTTTATATAAACGATCTACATTTTCCTTTGTAAAAAGTCCTGTTCCTTCGGCCATTGTAGTGGCAGATCCACAAGCGATTCCCATGGAAAGGACTTCTTTATAATCTCCTCCTTTCACCAAAACAGAAACCATTCCGGCAACCATGCTGTCTCCCGCACCAACAGTGCTTTTTACTTCTACATGAGGTGCCTTTATCTGGATTTTTTCATTAGCTGAAAATAAAACGGCTCCCTGAGATCCTAATGAGACTACCACAATTTCAGCTTTTCCCTGCGAAATGATAAGTTGGGCAGCTCGGTCTACATCATCTTCTTCCAGCTTGTCTTTTCCAACTAAAACCGCAAGCTCCCCTATGTTGGGTTTTAGTAAAAACACGCCTTCTTCTACAGCTGCTTTCAGAGCCTCTCCCGATGTATCAATAATCACTTTACTACCCTTTGATTTACACTTATTAACAAGCAATCTTATAACATCTGCATCGGTTTCTGCTGGTAAACTGCCGCTGATTACTACAAAATCAGGAAACGGATTCACTACCTTAACACTAATTAAAATTTTGTTTTGCTCGTCTTGTGTTAAAAGTTCTCCGGGGAATCCAAACCTATATTGCTTGTTGTTAGAGGTATCTAGGACAGTGAAATTTTCCCGGGTTTCCGCAGCAATATGGAAAGGTACTAGATTCAGTTGTTCGGCTTGAAGTAACTCTTCCAGCAATCTGCCCGTTCTTCCACCGGAAGTAAAAAAAGTGTCCGATGAGACCCCCAATCTTTTTAATGCTCTGGATACATTGACTCCACCTCCTCCTGCCTCATATTTAGGGGAATTACAACGTAATTTTTTTTCAGGAATGATGTTTTCAGCACTGCTGCTCTTGTCTACCGAGGGGTTTAATGTGATTGTCAAAATAGTTTTGTCCATTTTATTTAAACTTTTTATACTATTGAATTATCCAACACAGTATCATTATCAGATCATTACTGTCCTGCTATTATACCAAAAAAACACTGTCTATATTTATTCAAATATCAACAATAAGGAGCAAACCACGAAATATTTAATCTGACCAACGTCATACTTCATCGTGATATGCATCACTTTATCTTCTATAAAGTTTCTGGAACTTTGAAATACAAAATGTATAACAAAATGAAAACAGATACAGAATTACAAAATGATCTGCAGGATGCCATGAAATGGGAACCTCTGCTACATTCTGCTGAAATCGGCGTTATTGTAAAAAACGGAATCGTAACCCTTACAGGGTTTGTGGACAGCTATGTAAAAAAACTGCAGGCAGAACATGCCGCAAAAAAAGTTTTGGGAGTAAAGGTGTTAGTAGAAAATATCAAAGTAAGATTACCCGATCCGCGATCAAAAACTGATCAAGAAATTGCCGGTGAAATCATTGTCGCATTTGAAGCAAATTCATTTATTCCCGAAGAAAAAATAACGGTAAAAGTAGAAAATGGTTGGGTGGATTTAGATGGTGAAGTGTCCTGGGATTATTTAAGGGATATTACAGAAAATGCCGTAAAGTATCTCGCCGGAGTTAAGGGTATTTATAATAACATCACTGTCAAGCCGCAAATTAAGGATAATATTGATAGACAGGATATTGAAAAGGCTCTTGACAGAAGCTCAATTGACAGCAGTGAAATCAATGTATCAGTATCCGGTAAAACTGTTACGTTAACAGGGACGGTACACACCTGGCATCAAAAAGAAGAAGCTGAACGTGTTGTTTGGAAAACACCGGGTATAAAAGATGTTAAAAATGATTTAGCAGTGGATTATGAGTATGATCTTTAATTCATAATATCTCCTATCTCTTACGCATTATAAAATGCATATAAATATTTATCAACATAACACATCATGCAAACCTATTTTAAGAGAAACCTGAGTCTCGTAGGCAACATATCTTCATTCTCAAGTCGCTTTTTTAAAGAAATTTTTAAATCTGGATTTGAGTGGAAAGAGTTTGTTCGACAGTGTTTTGTGGTGGGATACCAGTCGTTAGCATTAGTAACCATAACAGGCTTCATCATGGGACTGGTACTCACCATACAGTCGCGTCCGGCTATGGCCAGATTCGGAGCCGAGTCGATGATTCCCGGTATGGTTTCGCTGTCATTAATAAGAGAGATTGCCCCAGTCATTACGGCATTGATCTGTGCTGGAAGAGTTTCGTCAGGAATTGGAGCTGAATTAGGCTCTATGAAAGTAACGGAACAAATTGATGCCATGGAAGTTTCAGCGATCAACCCCTATCGGTATCTGGTGGTAACCAGAACCTTGGCTACAACATTGATGATCCCTATTTTAGTCTTATATGCTGATATGATCGGAATCATGGGTGGCTTTATCGGCATTAATATGCACAGCGAAAGCAATATAGAACATTATTTTTCTAACATATTTGAATCCCTGGAATACACAGATATTTTACCGGCTATCATTAAAACCTTTTTTTTCGGTTTTTTTATCGGGATTATTGGCTGCTATGAAGGCTTTAATGCTTCCGGAGGAACAAAAAGTGTAGGAAAAGCCGCAAATTCAGCCGTAGTTTTAGCCTCATTGATAATTTTTATCATTGATTTGATCGCAGTGCAGGTAACCGATTTATTTTTTGAATTGTGATGGAAAATAAGGAAAATTTTATCACCGAAGATCAGGAATTTCCAAGCTGCGAACCATTGATAGAATTTAATAATGTTTACAAATCGTATGGTAGTAATAAGGTATTAAACGGCATCAGCTTTTCCGTTAAAAGAGGAGAAAACCTGGTCATATTAGGGAGATCCGGCTCAGGTAAGTCCGTTGCTGTTAAATGCCTTGTCGGTCTCACTAAAGTAGATAAAGGGGAAATATTTATATCAGGAAAGAATATAACAAAGCTCAATGAGGAAGAACTTAACCGGACCAGGATGAAAATTGGTTTTCTGTTCCAAAACGGCGCTTTATATGACTCAATGACCGTCCGGGAGAATTTGATCTTTACATTACAGCACAATCATAAGGACCTTACGGAGCAGGAAATGGCATCTGCTGTTAAAGAAGCATTACAAAATGTAGGACTGGAAGAAGCTATTGATCAATTGCCGGCAGAACTGTCCGGAGGGATGAGAAAGAGAATTGGACTGGCAAGAGCATTAATCATTAAACCGGAAATTATAATATATGATGAACCGACCGCAGGTTTAGATACCATCACAGCCCGTGAGATCATTGAGCTCATCCGAAAAATCAAACTTAAATATGATACCTCATCCATTATCATCACACATGATTTAACCTGTGCGAAATATACAGGTGATAGAATCATCGTCCTTAAGGATGGTATCATAAGAGCTGAGGGCAGCTATAAAGAAATAGAAAACAACACCGATGATTGGGTAAAATCATTTTTTGAAAAATAACACAGCAGCCATGAGCAACGAGTCATCAAACAACTGGAAATTGGGAATTTTTGTCACAGCAGGCATCCTTCTTTTCATAACAGCCATCTACTTTATTGGGGTCAACAGAAATTTGTTTGGCTCTAATTTCGTTCTGCGTTCAGAATTTAAGAATGTCAGCGGATTAAAGCAGGGCAGTAATGTTCGTCTTTCCGGCATCAGCATAGGAACGGTTAATAAAATAGATTTCATTTCAGATTCATTGGTGCTGGTAAAGCTATCAATTAGAAAGGATGTTCAGAAATATATAAAAACCGATGCGGTTGCCAGTATAGCATCAGACGGATTAATGGGTGATAAAATTCTTATTATTTCGCCTGGCAACACCTCCACTACCATCGTGAAGGATAATGACATGATTGCTTCTTATAAAACCATTGAAATAGATGATTTATTCTCAAGTGTAAAAAAAAGTGCCGACAACGCCAAAAGAATTACCGAAGAGCTCGTAGAGTTTAGTGGTAAAATGAATAACAAGAATAGTTTATTGACAAAAATAATGACCGATAAAGATTTAGCTTTGAGAACTGACAAAACCATAGAAAATCTACAGATAAGCACTCAGGAACTGGCAAAATTCACCCCCAAACTGAATAATAAAAACGGAACCATTACAAAAATATTTACCGATAAGAAGTGGTCAGACAATCTTGAAACCAGCATTTCTAATCTACAGAACAGTTCCCGTGAAATCAGTATTTTCACCACAAAACTCAATGATAAAAATAATGTGCTTTCTCAGTTATCTTCCAACGATACTTTAGCTATTTCAATAGAAAAGACACTCCGCAATCTTGGAAAAAGCTCTGATGATCTTATAAAATTTACTTCAAAAATAAATAATGAAGAGAATGTTTTATCAAAGCTTACCGACAATCCTAAACTTGGCAAGTCAGTAGATTCTACAATCATTAATATTGAAAAAGGTGTCGGTGAACTCAGAGAAATAGAAACCGCCGCGAAGAATAACTTTTTGTTAAGAGGCTATTTTAATAAAAAGAAAAAAGAAACCGAAAGACAAAAAAGATGATTATTGTTAATCCATTCAAAAGTATTATTCATCTATTCTTACCGCCATACCAACCTACTAAACGATCCACAGAAAAGAAACCCCAGTCAAATATTTTCCATTTTAGTTTTGATTTCTTTGATATACATCATTAAGCTTTCTTCAATACAAGTGAAAGCATCCTCTTTGCTTTTGAAACCAAATACCTTTACGGCTTTTCCCTCCAATTTTTTATATTCTTCAAAAAAATTCTGAATCTCCTTAACCGTGTAAGCCGGCAGGTTTTCAATATCATTGATATGCAGTAAGGAGGAATCATTTTCAGCCACAGCTATTATTTTGTGGTCTTTTTTATCTTCGTCTGTCATTTCCATTATTCCTATCACCCTAGCCTTAACCAAGGTAAGCGGAACAAGACTTTCCGAACACAAAACAAGAATATCTAACGGATCTCCGTCACTGTAGTAAGTTTGTGGTATTATCCCATAATTGGCAGGATAATACATGGAGGATAAAAGAATTCGATCCAATCTTATTAATCCTGAAGGTTGGTCTATTTCGTATTTTGTACGGCTCCCAGTGGGTATTTCAATAACAGCTGTAACTATTTGTGGCAGATGCTCTCCTGATGAAACGTCATGCCATGGATGTTGGTTTCCTATCATTGCTTTAATATTAATTGTTCTTAATTTGTTATTGTAAATTTCAAGAATATAGCATCCCTAAAAAATGATGTTCATCACTATGCTTTTGCTTTTCTTATTCTTTTTACATATTTATAGATCTCAAACCATAAAACAGAAACCGCTGCAACGAAAACAGTCATCCCCAATTCGCTTATACTAAGTGCAGTTACTTTAAAGAATAAAGAAATCGGCTTTACATATAATATGGCTAAAAGCATCATCAGTACTAAAGCAGAAATACCGATGAGTAAAGGATTGCGGTTTTTGAAACTTTCCAACACACTATAAAAGAATGACCTGTTGACAAAGCTCAGTAATATATTGGCAAAAATCAAAGTACTGAAGACCATTGCCCTTGTCTTTTCTTCGCTGCCACCGTGCTGAATTGTAAACTGATAAATAAATAGAACTCCCAGAGTAATCGTTACCCCTTGCACAATACTGATCCCTAATTCATTTAAATTTAAAAAAGTATCCCCCATAGCTCTTGGGGGCTGTTTCATTGTATTTTTTTCCATGGGCTCATTCTCATAAACAATAGAACATGTGGGTCCCATCACTAATTCAAGGAAAATAACGTGAACCGGAGTAAATATGTGCGGAAATATCCATCCTAAAAACAGAGGCAAAGAAACCGTCAGAATTATAGGAATATGAATGGAAATAATATACTGAATCGCTTTTTTAATATTGGCATAAATTCTTCTCCCTGCCGCAATTCCTATAATTAGTTTTTCTAAGTCATCATTCGTAATGACCAGCGCAGCAGCTGATTTGGCAATTTCGGTTCCTTTATTTCCCATTGCCACACCAATGTGGGCAGCTTTCAACGCAGGACCGTCGTTTACACCATCTCCTAGCATCGCTACCACTTCACCTTTCTTTTTCAGGGCATTCACTGTCGCAAGCTTGGCATCGGGAAACATTCTGGTAAATAAAACTGTATTTTCCGAGATCTGCATCAATTCTTCTTCAGAACGTCCTATAATATCACTGCCATTGATTGCGGGAGCATCATTTTTAATTCCTGCCTGAAGCGCAATCGCATTCGTCGTATCTGCATTATCGCCGGTTATGACTTTCACTTTAATACCGGCATCATAAATACTTTGAAATACGTCTTTTATCCCTTTTTTAGGAGGATCATAAAATACAGTCAGTCCTAAAAATTCAAAATCAAAATCCTGTTGGCTTTTTGGAAAACTGTTTCCCTCAAAATGACACTTTGCAACGCCCAATACACGGTAACCATGCTGTCCAAATGTTTTTACAATACCTCTTATCTTATTTTTTTCAGTCTCTGAAAGCCTGGAAACACTTAAAATAGCTTCGGGAGCTCCTTTCGCTGCAATGATTCTGTCTTTACTTGTGTTTTCAAAAAGATGAGTCATCATTGGAGGTTTGCCTTCAAGCGGATATTCGTGAAACATATGATACTCTTTTCTTACATCATTCTTATGAGTTTCCTCATACGTTTTGTGCAGCGTTAGTTCCATAGGGTCAAAAGGCACTGGCTCACTGCTCCACATGGCATAATTGATCAGTTCACTTAAATCATCATTTTTAAATTCCTTTACATCATAGACCCTATCGGAAAGGTAGTTGTATAAATGTTGAAGCTTCATTGAGTTCTCAGTAATGGTCCCGGTTTTATCGGTACAGATGACCGTGGTACTTCCCAGGGTTTCCACAATACTGCTGCGTTTGATGATAATTCCTTCACGCATCAGTTTCCACGCACCCAAAGCCATAAAGGTTGTAAATGCTACAGGAATTTCTTCGGGAAGTACAGACATCGCCAGTGTTAATCCTGTAAGAAGGCTCGTCACCAGATCTCCTGTTTTAATATAACTGAAGATGCAGACCATCAAAAAAATAACGATACCGATAATGGCCATCCATTGTACAAACTTGCGAATCTGGATCTGCAATGGCGAAATTTCTTCTTTTATATTCAGTATGGATTCTCCAATTTTACCGACACGTGTTTCTTTTCCTATTTTTTGTACTTTAAAAACGGCTAACCCCGAAACCGTTACCGTTCCGCCGTAAACCATATGATCCTCAGATCTGCTATCCTTGAAAACGGAAAAACTCTCCCCGGTAAGTGAAGATTCATTTACGGAAAAATCATTGCTGTGAACAACGACTCCATCAGCATTGATAATCCGTCCTTCCTCGGTGATGCATAAATCACCTACGACAATCTCATGGGTCGGAATTTCTACTGCCTTCGAGTTTCTGATAACCGTACTTAAAGGCTCATTGAGTTTTTCAAGTTCTTCCAAAGCTTTTTTACTGCGGTTATCCTGATAAAAAGAAATAGCCGTCACCGCCACAATTGCCACAAACATAAAAGCAGCCTCACCATAATCTCCCACAATCACATAAATAAGGGAAATAATGATTAGCAAAATCAGCATAGGTTCTTTTACAATAGCAATAAGCAAATCAAACCATGTATTCTTACGGATATTCTCTAAGCGATTATATCCATATTGCAGTCTGGCAGCGTCCACTTCATCGTTTGTAAGACCTCTAAGACCTTCAGGTAAGTTGTAAGACATATCAAATAATTGGTTATCTAAAAATAAGCAATTATCTATATACAAATTGAATTTCCATGCCTGACCAGTATCAGGTTTCATCGTGATGAATATCATCGTGTCTTCTACAAAGTTTTTGGAACTTTGAATGATAAATAAGATGTTATGAAAACAAATGCTGAATTACAAAAGAATGTGCAGGATGTCATTAAGTGGGAACCATTATTACATGCTGCAAAAGATGGTGTGGTTTCTCTTGCGGGAGAAGTTGACCACTATGCAAAAAAAATAGAAGCCGAAAATGCTGCAAAAAAAGTAGTTGGAGTAAAAGTTTTAGTAGAAAATATCATCGTAAAATCTCCAGATTCCTTATCAAAAACCGATAATGAAATTGCCAATGAAATCGTAGAAGTTTTTAAATCCAATGCATTTATTCCGGAGAATATAATCAAAGTAATTGTTGAAAACGGGCAGGTAACTTTAGAGGGTGAAGTGCAATGGGGCTATCAGAGAAAAATTATAAAAAATGCAATACATCTTCTTCCCGGTGTAAAAGCGATCATCAATCATATCAGAATCAAATCAGAAATAATAGATGAAATCAAACAAAAAGATATTGAACATGCCATGAAATTGAACTGGGTGGTATACAATAGCGATATTCATATAAAGGTATCCGGCACTACGGTGACTTTAACTGGAACCGTAAATTCATGGCATCAAAAAGAAGAAGCCAACCGGATTGCATGGAAAACTACTGGGATACAGCATGTTGACAACAGGCTATTCGTAGATTATGAATATTCAAAAAATAGTTGATCGCATGAAATGTAAGGCTCCAATTCAATCGCTATACTAGAATATTGAAAGATTACCACGAAAATTACTTGTAATGAAGTATAGAGTAACGCTTCAATGGCAATTGAAATTTAATTATATGTATTTTCAATCATCTACTTTAAAAACAGCAGATTTTGCTTTCACCTTTTCCAGAAATGCAGCAGCAACGGATTACAATCGCTCTTCAGGATACACAAAACCTGACCGCATTCCACAGACAACCGCGAACATATGCTTCTGCAGCCTTCTCAATATCGGCATTATCCATCAATACAAAGGCATCGACTATCACTAAGCTCCAAAGAATGTCTTTTGATCATCTTACCGGTCACTGCTGAGATCCAGCGGGCTCACTTCCGTTACCGCTTTAATTCTTTTATCGGCAAATTGCTTTCTTTAATCAGTTTCCCAATTTCCAGAGTGGCTAATGCTGCAAGCTGATCTGATTTGCTTCACAGCAGATCCACAAGGGCTATTTTTGAATCGAGCTGTTAGTTAGTCATTACATCGAATGGTTTCACAAGCTCATTATTGAGTATATTCATTGTTTAATAGCTGATGCTGTGCCTTTTGTTTCTTTAAAAGGCTAAACAAATCAGGAGATAAAAAATGATTGGTATCATCAATCTTTGTGATTGAAGCAAAGTCGAATCCGCAGAGAATATAGGTTTACCAACCATTTCCAACTCGCAGATTGATATTTAATGGGTATGGATACAATTCTTCAAAACAGTCACACATAATGTTGAAAAATAACCTGTTACCTATATTCAAATAATGAACAGATAATATTAAGAGTATTATTTACAGGATTATAAACATTTCAGATCCTCGCAAAGCCTAATGCCTGGGAAGAAGTGATCAGGATCATTAAAAAATCAAATTACGGTCATCTTTTAAACCTTACTGATATTTTACCTTTGATCTATGAATTTAAATCAATTTCAATGATGCAAACTTCAGAGAAAATCAACAAGTACTATCATTACAAAACTTATATCACCAGATCAACAAGATTTAAATCATCCTACTATACGATTAAAAATTTTATTAAGATCTCCCTTCATCGTATACAGCATACAATACATAATTATAACAATAAATATTATTAAAATGAAAACTACGAAACATCTCATGACGCTTGGATTGGTATTAGGAAGCATGTTATTACCCCAACTAGCAAATGCTCAACGATTAGCCCAAAAAAGCACGGCCATCACTATTTTCGGAACATCTCCGATGCATGATTGGGAAATGACCGGCTCCGCTTCGACCTTTTCAGGAACTGTTTCAGGGAACACAATTACTAATGTGACCTTCACCGTCCCTGTTAGAAACTTGAAGGCAGAAAAGGGCAAGACGATGGAAAAGAAAGCCTACGATGCATTGAAGGCAGACAAAGCTCCGAACATATCTTTCACAGCTACTTCCATCAATCTCGGCAAGAGCAATGCCACAGGGAAACTGACGATTGCAGGAGCTACTAAAACCGTTGCGTTCCCAATATCCGTTGTAAAAAAAGGAAACGCCTACATCATTGACGGATCCGAAACTATCAAAATGTCAGAATTCGGAATGGAGCGCCCTGGGTTTATGGGGATCAAAACCGGTGATGTTGTCACTGTAAAAGTAAATGTAGTAGCAGATTAACTCAAATCAAATAACTGAATAATAATTAATATCATGAAAAGAAATATATTTAAAGCAGGCTTCATCGCCGCTTTATTAACAGCAACATCCGGATTCGCTCAAGAAGGTAAATTGGATAATTTGAAACCAAGAGACCAACGAGGATTGACGGTTTTTGAAAACCCAAAAGATACCGTTTCCACTTTTGATCACCTAAGAGTAAAAGTAGGTGGTGCATTTGCATTACAATTCCAGGGAATAAAACATGAGAATAACGCGACACCGGTTATTGTAAACGGCGTGAATACCAATCAATTGTACGCCATTGGAAATAACATTAACCTTCCAACCGCCAACTTAGATCTTGATGTTGCTTTGTATGATGGTGTGAACTTACACTTGAGAACATTCCTTTCTTCAAGACACCATAACGAAACTTATGTAAAAGGTGGATACTTACAGATTGATAAGTTGGACTTCATCAAAAAAGGTTTTGCAGAAGAACTGATGAAATATACAACTATTAAAGTAGGTCAGGATCAAATCAATTATGGTGATGCTCAACTGAGAAGAACTGATAATGCTTATGCCATTTTGAATCCGTTTGTCGGAAATTACCTGATGGATGCTTATGCTACATTTCCTTTCGCAGAGCTTTACTACAGAAGAGACGGTATAATCGTAATGGGTGGTATAACCAACGGAAAACTTAATCAGACCGCTACAGGAGGAACAAGCCCCGGTATTTACGGAAAATTAGGATATGACAAACAGATCAATCAGGATCTTAGAATAAGACTCACAGGATCGGTTTACAATATTGCAAGAGCGCCGAGACTGGACTTTTACAATGGGGACAGAGCAGGTTCCAGATATTATTTTGTAATGGAGAACACGCTAGCTACTTCTTCTGCGCAGATGAGATCCGGAATGGTAGATCCGGACTTCGCAAATACGATGACCTCATTTATGGTCAACCCGTTTCTGAAATACAAAGGACTGGAATTCTTCGGAATCTTCGAATCCGCCTCTGGACGTAATCTCGTAGAAACCGAAAGAAGAACGTACAACCAATATGCTGCAGAATTGATTTACAGATTTGGAAATACTGAAAACTTCTACTTCGGCGGACGATATAACAAAGTAGACGGAAAACTAATCACAGGCGAGGACATCAGTGTAGACCGATATAATATTGGCGGAGGCTGGTTTATGACCAAAAACATCCTTACCAAATTAGAATACGTAAACCAGAAATATGATGGATACCCAGCAACCAACATCCGTAGGGACGGTAAGTTTAATGGATTTATGCTGGAAGCCGTGATCTCTTTCTAAATATTCAGTAACAGAAGTGGAGGAAACTCAAGGTTCCCTCTGTTTTTAAAATTAAAGTTATGAAACCTTTCTATACAGTACTGCTCTTCTTATTTTCTGCAACAATGATCTCGGCTCAGGAAAATTTTGTGAAAATTAATGGCAGTACAAATGTCAACCGTTTCCAATTCATCAACACCACATTTAAAAATGACCGCAGTTCTTATTCTTTCTCAGAAAAAAATCTACCCAATATCATTTTGAAAGTGAGCGATTTTGATTGCAAGAACAAGATGATGGTTAAGGACTTCCAAAAAATACTGAATGCTGAAAAATACCCTGAGATGACGATCAGATTCATCAGCCTTACCAAAGATCAAAAAATTCTTCTTGCAGTCATAGAGGTAAAGATGATGAATCAAAGTAAGAGGTATCAGGTAGAATTATATATACAAAATAACAAATTAATAGGTCGCAAAAATGTGAAATTCAGTGATTTCAACATCATACCTCCGAAAAAGATGGGCGGAATGATCGTCGTGAACGACGACCTCGACCTGATATTCAGTCTGGTTATGAGAATTTAGAGAATACTTGTTTATAATTAAATTTTGCAAAGCAACATCAACCGCTCT
Proteins encoded in this region:
- a CDS encoding 1-phosphofructokinase family hexose kinase — translated: MDKTILTITLNPSVDKSSSAENIIPEKKLRCNSPKYEAGGGGVNVSRALKRLGVSSDTFFTSGGRTGRLLEELLQAEQLNLVPFHIAAETRENFTVLDTSNNKQYRFGFPGELLTQDEQNKILISVKVVNPFPDFVVISGSLPAETDADVIRLLVNKCKSKGSKVIIDTSGEALKAAVEEGVFLLKPNIGELAVLVGKDKLEEDDVDRAAQLIISQGKAEIVVVSLGSQGAVLFSANEKIQIKAPHVEVKSTVGAGDSMVAGMVSVLVKGGDYKEVLSMGIACGSATTMAEGTGLFTKENVDRLYKEIEKQ
- a CDS encoding inorganic diphosphatase: MIGNQHPWHDVSSGEHLPQIVTAVIEIPTGSRTKYEIDQPSGLIRLDRILLSSMYYPANYGIIPQTYYSDGDPLDILVLCSESLVPLTLVKARVIGIMEMTDEDKKDHKIIAVAENDSSLLHINDIENLPAYTVKEIQNFFEEYKKLEGKAVKVFGFKSKEDAFTCIEESLMMYIKEIKTKMENI
- a CDS encoding MlaE family ABC transporter permease; protein product: MQTYFKRNLSLVGNISSFSSRFFKEIFKSGFEWKEFVRQCFVVGYQSLALVTITGFIMGLVLTIQSRPAMARFGAESMIPGMVSLSLIREIAPVITALICAGRVSSGIGAELGSMKVTEQIDAMEVSAINPYRYLVVTRTLATTLMIPILVLYADMIGIMGGFIGINMHSESNIEHYFSNIFESLEYTDILPAIIKTFFFGFFIGIIGCYEGFNASGGTKSVGKAANSAVVLASLIIFIIDLIAVQVTDLFFEL
- a CDS encoding ABC transporter ATP-binding protein codes for the protein MENKENFITEDQEFPSCEPLIEFNNVYKSYGSNKVLNGISFSVKRGENLVILGRSGSGKSVAVKCLVGLTKVDKGEIFISGKNITKLNEEELNRTRMKIGFLFQNGALYDSMTVRENLIFTLQHNHKDLTEQEMASAVKEALQNVGLEEAIDQLPAELSGGMRKRIGLARALIIKPEIIIYDEPTAGLDTITAREIIELIRKIKLKYDTSSIIITHDLTCAKYTGDRIIVLKDGIIRAEGSYKEIENNTDDWVKSFFEK
- a CDS encoding BON domain-containing protein, giving the protein MKTDTELQNDLQDAMKWEPLLHSAEIGVIVKNGIVTLTGFVDSYVKKLQAEHAAKKVLGVKVLVENIKVRLPDPRSKTDQEIAGEIIVAFEANSFIPEEKITVKVENGWVDLDGEVSWDYLRDITENAVKYLAGVKGIYNNITVKPQIKDNIDRQDIEKALDRSSIDSSEINVSVSGKTVTLTGTVHTWHQKEEAERVVWKTPGIKDVKNDLAVDYEYDL
- a CDS encoding MlaD family protein, with the translated sequence MKNNTAAMSNESSNNWKLGIFVTAGILLFITAIYFIGVNRNLFGSNFVLRSEFKNVSGLKQGSNVRLSGISIGTVNKIDFISDSLVLVKLSIRKDVQKYIKTDAVASIASDGLMGDKILIISPGNTSTTIVKDNDMIASYKTIEIDDLFSSVKKSADNAKRITEELVEFSGKMNNKNSLLTKIMTDKDLALRTDKTIENLQISTQELAKFTPKLNNKNGTITKIFTDKKWSDNLETSISNLQNSSREISIFTTKLNDKNNVLSQLSSNDTLAISIEKTLRNLGKSSDDLIKFTSKINNEENVLSKLTDNPKLGKSVDSTIINIEKGVGELREIETAAKNNFLLRGYFNKKKKETERQKR
- a CDS encoding BON domain-containing protein; amino-acid sequence: MKANTKLQREVQDAIAWEPLLHAAEIGVTVKDGVVSLTGIVDSYAKKAEAENAAKKVAGVKALVEDIEVKFPSSWKKTDAEVATEVLNAFKSNYAIPDNNIKIKVEDGWVTLEGELPWHYQKEEAIRAVKHLIGVKGVISNIKIKSETDDPIQKKDIEDALKRSSIYDNEIKVSVLGTTVTLKGTANSLYQKEEAGRIAWKTPGICNVKNELEVNYEYDFY
- a CDS encoding Dps family protein translates to MKIQIGIADNHRQAVADELIKILADENVLHMKTKNAHWNVEGADFYDKHIFFEAQSEQLQKIINCTAERIRSIGHLVPATLQSYLNLTHLTEQEGEKNNSQTLITELLKDHESLIIKLREHVMCCTDDFHDITTGHFIIRLIETHQKMAWYLRSYLL